The genomic window AACAAATACGGCACTAGCGGATGCATGCCGGCAGTAGTAAACAAAACTGTCGGATCATTTTCCGGAATCAAAGAAGCCGAGGGTATAATTTTATGACCCTTGGATGCAAAAAATTCCAGATAGATTTGACGTAAGTGAACTGAATTTAGCATAAATTATTTAATCACTCCCCCACCCAAACACTCTCCGTTTTTATAAAAAACGGCAAACTGACCGGGCGTAACTGCGCGTTGCGCTTGGACAAATTGCACAATCAGGTTCTGGCCTGATTTTTTAATTTTCGCTTTTTGGAGCGGCTGTCTGTGCCTCATCCTTACATCACATTGTAGCGGAAATTTACTCTGATGTCCACTGATCCAATTCACATCCTGAACCTTAATTTCTTTTTTATACAACAGCGGATCATCTTCATAACCAACCACCAATTCATTTTTTTTAATATTTTTATCCAAAACATAAACCGGTTTAGCGCCAACATTTATCCCCATTCCCCTTTCGCCGATGGTATAAAAAGGCAAACCGCCGTGCTTGCCGACAACCTTGCCGGTTTGAGAAAAAATAATATTGCCCGGAGTCGGTTTTATTTTTTTCTGCAAAAATTCTTTCATTGGCACTTCACCGATAAAACATATACCCATACTTTCTTCTTTATCAGCAGTCGGTAAACCAAATTTTTTGGCCAAAGCCCGGACTTCGGTTTTTG from Patescibacteria group bacterium includes these protein-coding regions:
- the mnmA gene encoding tRNA 2-thiouridine(34) synthase MnmA, which produces MLKTGEKILVAMSGGVDSSVAAALLVQKGYDVTGAFMINYDDKNDLVSCWAGDYRDAVRVAAKIGIPLIKLNFTKEYKKMVLDYMYKEYKAGRTPNPDVLCNKFVKFGAWLKKAREMGFEKLATGHYACLDKGKLKEAKDKNKDQTYFLHQLNQAQLKSVLFPIGGYTKTEVRALAKKFGLPTADKEESMGICFIGEVPMKEFLQKKIKPTPGNIIFSQTGKVVGKHGGLPFYTIGERGMGINVGAKPVYVLDKNIKKNELVVGYEDDPLLYKKEIKVQDVNWISGHQSKFPLQCDVRMRHRQPLQKAKIKKSGQNLIVQFVQAQRAVTPGQFAVFYKNGECLGGGVIK